In Leptospira perdikensis, a single genomic region encodes these proteins:
- the omp85 gene encoding Omp85 family outer membrane protein: MYNHILRSFILLLFFSFFHGVLGQERQPRTDLPFEISEKKRLSERDFKNKKEGGYFTGLPLINSDPNVGVGYGARVLYFYNGAKTSPMFEYTPYRVRVFAQYFNTTKRAPYHQLSIDAPYIFDTKWRLRADLVYERNPNSLFFGIGSDTLQPLSYLERNDPNGQIRRNAPFSDYEDNLNYRRQGDAGIGEAPIVSDHRYNRYDIENPNFSTSGEYSFFGGTLRTVTGIRLSKQIIRTYDGKYNNAQLGPADGILGLLDVDRTFGTPQGETKLTREDKDGKIRGLNGGYTNTVRAGIVFDTRDFEPDPNRGVFLEYTHERSTKAIGSTYDFNKNLVSGRIFLSPVQWFTSKPPEILEKFVLAARGTMIQTNGDAPFYEYRNMWGTETNQSGLGGRTTIRGYKQDRFVGQTMAFANFEIRWKFAEAEFGGQHFDFQLVPFYDVGRVWDRTEDANLKNYKHSRGIGLRIPWNQATVIYFDHAISNEDRQTFINFNHIF, translated from the coding sequence ATGTACAATCATATTTTAAGAAGTTTCATACTTCTGCTGTTTTTTTCGTTTTTCCACGGGGTTCTCGGTCAGGAACGTCAACCCCGTACCGACCTTCCGTTCGAGATCTCTGAAAAAAAGAGACTGAGCGAGCGGGATTTTAAGAATAAAAAAGAAGGGGGGTACTTTACTGGTCTTCCTCTCATCAACTCTGACCCGAATGTGGGAGTTGGTTATGGGGCGCGTGTGCTCTATTTTTACAACGGGGCAAAAACCTCCCCCATGTTTGAATACACACCATATCGTGTCAGGGTCTTTGCTCAGTATTTTAATACGACCAAAAGAGCTCCTTACCACCAATTGAGTATCGATGCTCCTTATATTTTTGATACGAAATGGAGACTTCGAGCGGATTTGGTTTATGAACGAAATCCAAACTCTCTTTTCTTTGGAATCGGATCCGATACGCTCCAACCTCTTTCTTATTTAGAAAGGAACGACCCGAACGGTCAAATCCGACGGAATGCTCCGTTTTCCGATTATGAAGACAACTTGAACTATCGTCGTCAAGGAGATGCGGGGATTGGAGAAGCACCGATCGTTAGTGATCATAGATACAATCGTTACGATATTGAAAACCCCAACTTTAGCACTTCCGGTGAGTATTCCTTCTTCGGTGGAACACTTCGTACGGTGACAGGGATTCGTCTTTCAAAACAAATCATTCGTACTTATGACGGAAAGTATAACAACGCACAACTAGGTCCGGCTGACGGTATTTTAGGTTTACTTGATGTAGACCGTACTTTTGGAACTCCGCAAGGAGAAACAAAATTAACTCGCGAAGATAAAGATGGAAAAATTCGTGGACTTAACGGAGGTTACACGAATACGGTTCGGGCGGGTATTGTGTTTGATACACGTGACTTTGAACCGGATCCAAACCGCGGGGTATTTTTGGAATACACTCACGAACGTTCCACAAAGGCAATTGGTTCAACTTATGATTTTAATAAAAACTTGGTATCTGGTCGTATCTTCTTAAGTCCGGTGCAGTGGTTTACTAGCAAACCACCTGAGATTTTGGAAAAGTTTGTTCTTGCGGCTCGTGGAACCATGATACAAACGAATGGAGATGCTCCCTTTTATGAATATCGCAACATGTGGGGAACGGAAACCAACCAATCTGGTCTTGGTGGACGAACTACCATTCGTGGTTACAAACAAGACCGTTTTGTCGGCCAAACCATGGCATTTGCAAACTTTGAAATTCGTTGGAAGTTTGCTGAAGCAGAGTTCGGTGGACAACACTTTGACTTTCAACTAGTTCCGTTCTATGATGTAGGAAGAGTTTGGGATCGGACAGAAGATGCTAACTTAAAAAACTACAAACACTCTCGAGGGATTGGTCTTAGAATTCCTTGGAACCAAGCAACGGTTATTTATTTTGATCATGCAATTTCGAATGAAGACAGACAAACATTCATTAACTTTAATCATATATTTTAG
- a CDS encoding acetyl-CoA carboxylase biotin carboxyl carrier protein subunit: MDYLFETKSGPASVFVSGSSVRVRLGKETSFFPLEDLVEGEPYNSDTSSLQSVFMKDGSVLQYLKVRNEIFLHWKGEIWSGKLAERQYEGAGQTSPEIKSPMPGKVVQISTEVGKEHKQGESLLILEAMKMENAVKAPYSCRVEEIRKSQGDLVQQDEVLIILHRIEPEKT, from the coding sequence ATGGATTATTTATTTGAAACAAAGTCTGGCCCCGCTTCTGTTTTTGTAAGTGGCTCTTCTGTGCGTGTTCGTTTAGGAAAGGAAACTTCTTTTTTTCCTTTAGAAGATTTAGTGGAAGGAGAACCATACAATTCCGATACAAGTTCATTACAATCTGTGTTCATGAAAGATGGATCTGTATTACAATATCTTAAAGTAAGAAACGAGATCTTTCTTCATTGGAAGGGTGAAATTTGGAGTGGGAAACTCGCCGAACGGCAGTATGAAGGTGCAGGCCAAACCTCTCCGGAAATCAAAAGCCCTATGCCAGGAAAAGTAGTGCAAATCTCTACCGAAGTGGGAAAGGAACACAAACAAGGTGAAAGCCTCCTCATTCTGGAAGCGATGAAAATGGAGAACGCTGTTAAGGCTCCTTATTCATGTCGTGTAGAAGAAATTCGAAAATCACAAGGGGACCTAGTCCAACAAGACGAAGTGCTTATCATTTTACACAGAATCGAACCGGAAAAAACATAA
- a CDS encoding LIC11274 family protein: protein MNGRAMKQSLLILMTSLVVQAPMFAESVSSKSYHKRIELLTYLRELEPVVKNFRGEDPEGKPTELNAPEGKEGFRMKKYNEAKRIYQEGLQYHFEGNYSSAYQRFLECQLGIEKMTEELSQLYILRAEEMMKTAMERKNPNNHMDKALLDISIEYGKGSYFRQDVMDIPREAPFSRRMYDPKEAHYSYNKYDIEKNLELGYKHLGLAKEARANALKVEKNLEKHQKLQPNHRKYRIDLYFGAINLARDSKANAINIYKLKYPYDNYYLNNSQAKSETLKDENGAPVEGQPVKVDGVTYDFTKNPYIKYDNRMQAMFDVRVPEDYRVDHADVRGRVYDLDSNNMVFMKYDQERKKALNVPAKPAAGSTSNPQQ, encoded by the coding sequence ATGAACGGCAGAGCAATGAAACAATCCCTTCTTATTCTCATGACGAGTCTCGTTGTGCAGGCACCTATGTTTGCAGAATCGGTCTCTAGTAAATCATACCACAAACGAATTGAACTTCTAACATACTTACGTGAGTTAGAACCTGTCGTTAAAAATTTCCGTGGGGAAGATCCGGAAGGAAAACCAACGGAATTAAATGCACCGGAAGGGAAAGAAGGCTTTCGTATGAAGAAATACAACGAAGCCAAACGAATTTACCAAGAAGGTTTACAATACCATTTCGAAGGTAATTATTCTTCCGCTTATCAACGTTTTCTCGAGTGCCAATTGGGAATCGAAAAGATGACTGAGGAACTTTCTCAACTCTACATTTTACGTGCAGAAGAGATGATGAAAACGGCTATGGAAAGAAAAAATCCAAACAATCATATGGATAAAGCTCTTCTTGATATTTCTATTGAATATGGAAAAGGTTCTTACTTTCGCCAAGATGTAATGGACATTCCAAGAGAAGCTCCCTTTTCACGTCGTATGTATGATCCAAAAGAAGCTCATTACAGTTATAACAAATACGATATTGAGAAAAACTTAGAGTTGGGTTATAAACATTTAGGTCTTGCAAAAGAAGCTAGAGCTAATGCTTTGAAAGTTGAAAAGAATTTGGAGAAACACCAAAAGTTACAACCTAATCATAGAAAGTATCGAATTGATTTATATTTTGGTGCGATTAACTTAGCTCGTGATTCTAAGGCAAATGCAATTAACATCTATAAGTTAAAATATCCATATGACAACTATTACCTAAACAATTCCCAAGCAAAATCAGAAACTCTTAAAGATGAAAATGGTGCGCCTGTGGAAGGACAACCGGTAAAGGTCGACGGTGTTACTTACGATTTTACAAAAAATCCTTACATCAAGTATGATAATCGTATGCAAGCTATGTTTGATGTTCGTGTTCCCGAAGACTACCGCGTGGACCATGCTGACGTGAGAGGTCGGGTGTATGATTTGGATTCCAACAATATGGTGTTCATGAAATACGACCAAGAACGCAAAAAAGCTTTGAATGTCCCAGCAAAACCTGCGGCAGGATCCACTTCCAACCCGCAACAATAA
- the lsa25 gene encoding surface adhesin Lsa25, translating to MKKIQYCFSLLVLSFFMNCEMKPVEDIYGLSPEETNQLVAGILANQGLRDNGNGTVTDTVSNLIWQKCTHGQVYRAGFNDCLGAPQGSIFNPYDSARAGAVQVAYCDSKTHACNSIAFPQVLQGFSSIAIAGVSELYGACQNNHFLGATWRVPTVIEYQRLVVPGRAATLQFFPSTQEDDYWTAWSNNEDLPGETAHAISFDRQSYGVQKFIVKTQRNFVRCVRTGP from the coding sequence ATGAAAAAAATTCAATATTGTTTCTCTCTTTTGGTCTTATCTTTTTTCATGAACTGTGAAATGAAACCTGTAGAGGATATCTACGGTCTAAGCCCGGAAGAAACTAACCAATTAGTTGCAGGGATTCTTGCAAACCAAGGTCTTCGAGACAATGGGAACGGAACTGTTACCGATACTGTTTCCAATTTAATTTGGCAAAAATGTACACATGGGCAAGTGTATCGGGCAGGGTTTAATGATTGTTTAGGGGCACCTCAAGGTTCCATCTTCAATCCTTATGACTCAGCTCGTGCGGGTGCTGTACAAGTTGCTTATTGTGATTCCAAAACACATGCTTGTAACTCCATCGCTTTCCCACAAGTGCTCCAAGGATTTTCATCCATTGCCATTGCGGGTGTGAGTGAGTTGTATGGCGCATGTCAGAATAATCATTTCTTAGGTGCAACTTGGCGAGTTCCTACTGTGATTGAATACCAAAGATTGGTGGTTCCAGGTCGGGCAGCAACACTCCAATTTTTTCCTTCCACACAGGAAGATGATTATTGGACAGCTTGGTCGAACAACGAGGACCTCCCTGGGGAAACAGCTCATGCCATTTCCTTTGATAGGCAATCCTATGGTGTCCAAAAGTTCATTGTTAAAACACAAAGGAATTTTGTCCGTTGTGTGCGCACGGGCCCATAA
- a CDS encoding LTA synthase family protein — MVKQFPNFKFSDRIFLTYFSLGFLTLFLHRILFFIVYSYRLEEFPVLVLLKAFLIGFRFDWVTISILLVGFYLLSLWNGASKLKVYRYFWIITPLVLYPICLIHLFADLLYFENANKHIGYEAIVFLGDLDVLVSSAFKEAPFKILFFLIFIIVYIVGIQHWFQKQKITDQVNEKESLRSKTIKATIWILFFFIGLRGGPQESPLRASEAIISDDALINQLALNGIYTTINDFKSQAIPKHLKMKEEDMLAVVRKEIEYNGAEFVDDPEFPLVRKIKTIPGRKSINVVLVIQESWTGKYVWPVSNGIWLGKEVTPYYNNLAKKGHSFRKFYANGGRTSNALLSVLTSVPDRPGLTAIRTPQILSNFSAIGNLFSGFGYQTSFITGDDLKFDSLATILPHFGFQTLIGKEDFHKAGKYKIGAWGYDDEHLYSKALEEMDSYQKENKPFLMTILTMTTHYPYKVPNSKYEIYDPNVTDFDYLNTYHYADAALEVFMKEVQKRNYFEDTLFVFVGDHTHHRYLSYYEDRMVPFLLYAPKYIKPMLDERISSQLDVLPTILGVVGKETYFAGFGKDMRAPGLKSGSTYFAYGSACGWIDEEKILYQSVDGDTQFIFQMVPPYAEDPVCNPNRKNCFHQTVKARAFFNLSLELMNRNAVYPLEGSLRYTRK; from the coding sequence ATGGTGAAACAGTTTCCCAATTTTAAGTTTTCAGATCGAATCTTTCTAACTTATTTTTCTTTGGGTTTTTTAACCCTATTCCTCCACCGCATTTTATTTTTCATTGTTTACTCTTATCGTTTAGAAGAGTTTCCCGTTTTGGTTTTACTCAAAGCTTTCCTGATTGGATTCCGATTTGATTGGGTTACCATATCTATTTTGTTAGTTGGATTTTATTTACTTTCTCTTTGGAATGGGGCATCAAAACTGAAGGTGTATCGTTATTTTTGGATCATAACCCCTCTTGTTCTTTATCCAATCTGTTTGATCCATTTGTTTGCCGATTTATTGTATTTTGAAAATGCAAACAAACATATTGGATACGAAGCCATTGTGTTTCTTGGAGATTTGGATGTTCTAGTTTCTTCTGCCTTCAAAGAAGCTCCTTTCAAAATCTTATTTTTTTTAATCTTTATCATAGTTTATATTGTAGGGATTCAGCATTGGTTTCAGAAACAAAAAATCACAGATCAAGTGAACGAAAAGGAATCACTACGATCTAAAACCATTAAAGCTACGATTTGGATTCTTTTTTTCTTCATTGGACTTAGGGGTGGTCCACAAGAATCTCCACTTCGTGCCAGCGAAGCGATCATATCAGATGACGCCCTAATCAACCAACTAGCGTTAAATGGAATTTACACAACCATCAACGATTTCAAAAGCCAGGCCATTCCCAAACATCTAAAAATGAAAGAGGAAGATATGTTGGCCGTGGTTCGAAAGGAAATTGAATACAATGGTGCCGAATTTGTAGATGATCCCGAATTTCCACTCGTTCGAAAAATAAAAACAATTCCTGGAAGAAAATCAATCAATGTCGTTCTTGTCATTCAAGAATCTTGGACAGGAAAATATGTTTGGCCTGTCTCTAATGGAATTTGGTTGGGTAAGGAAGTCACACCATATTACAATAATTTGGCGAAAAAAGGTCATAGTTTTCGAAAATTTTATGCGAACGGTGGTAGAACGAGTAATGCATTACTTTCTGTTCTCACAAGTGTACCTGATAGACCGGGTCTTACGGCCATTCGTACCCCACAAATCTTAAGTAACTTTTCTGCGATCGGAAATTTATTTTCTGGGTTTGGATACCAAACTAGTTTCATTACAGGTGATGATTTAAAATTCGATAGTTTGGCCACCATTCTACCACATTTCGGATTCCAAACTTTAATTGGGAAGGAAGACTTTCATAAAGCGGGAAAATATAAAATTGGGGCTTGGGGTTACGATGATGAACACCTTTACTCCAAAGCATTGGAAGAAATGGACTCCTACCAAAAAGAAAACAAACCCTTTCTTATGACCATTCTTACAATGACAACACATTACCCATACAAGGTGCCAAACTCGAAGTATGAAATTTATGATCCGAATGTAACCGATTTTGATTACCTCAATACCTACCATTATGCCGATGCGGCTTTGGAAGTATTTATGAAAGAAGTTCAAAAAAGAAATTATTTTGAAGATACCTTGTTTGTATTTGTGGGTGATCATACCCATCACCGATATCTATCTTATTATGAAGACAGAATGGTTCCGTTTTTATTGTATGCACCAAAATACATAAAACCAATGTTAGATGAAAGAATTTCCTCCCAACTCGACGTACTTCCCACCATTTTAGGTGTGGTAGGAAAAGAAACTTACTTTGCCGGATTTGGCAAGGATATGCGAGCTCCAGGTTTGAAGTCAGGGAGCACCTATTTTGCTTATGGAAGTGCCTGTGGTTGGATTGATGAAGAAAAAATTCTCTACCAAAGTGTGGATGGTGACACTCAATTTATTTTCCAAATGGTTCCACCCTATGCAGAGGATCCAGTTTGTAATCCGAACAGAAAGAACTGCTTCCACCAAACAGTGAAAGCAAGAGCTTTCTTCAATTTATCTTTAGAATTAATGAATCGTAATGCAGTTTATCCTTTGGAAGGTTCTCTACGGTACACCAGGAAATGA
- a CDS encoding lysophospholipid acyltransferase family protein, producing the protein MKVYLRITLLVFGKASPYLIRGIYRSLTGNKEARVREFLEGTKIWAEDVLNITKTKLIVFNEINVPEKGHMIFLNHVNEMDFPYDCYVIRKPFLANQVIKKAWFAYWWMVAMGSQVFDNSKAMSVAVSVKNLIEGLKTTSYIVYPEGKNTYSEEIIPLKKGMVKIAFDQKIPVFVALKSGLTTYQEYQKGNVVGYLGLGVHDPTDFSSWEEFQTYLNNLMQTKKQELDAMTEAERVKLSSV; encoded by the coding sequence ATGAAGGTTTACTTAAGAATCACCCTTCTTGTTTTTGGGAAAGCAAGCCCCTATTTGATTAGAGGAATATATCGTTCACTCACTGGTAACAAAGAGGCACGAGTACGTGAGTTTTTAGAAGGAACTAAAATTTGGGCAGAAGATGTTCTAAATATTACAAAAACCAAACTCATCGTATTTAATGAAATAAACGTTCCTGAAAAAGGACATATGATATTTTTAAATCATGTCAATGAAATGGATTTTCCTTATGATTGTTATGTGATTCGTAAACCTTTTTTGGCAAATCAAGTCATCAAAAAAGCATGGTTTGCCTATTGGTGGATGGTGGCTATGGGTTCGCAAGTGTTTGATAATTCAAAAGCCATGTCTGTCGCTGTTTCTGTAAAAAACCTAATCGAAGGTTTGAAAACTACTTCATATATTGTATACCCGGAAGGAAAAAATACTTATTCGGAAGAAATCATTCCGTTGAAAAAAGGGATGGTGAAAATTGCCTTTGATCAAAAAATTCCTGTTTTTGTTGCTTTGAAGTCGGGACTTACCACTTACCAAGAATATCAAAAAGGAAACGTAGTTGGATATTTGGGTTTGGGTGTACACGACCCTACAGATTTTTCTTCTTGGGAAGAATTCCAAACTTATCTAAATAATTTGATGCAGACCAAGAAGCAAGAGTTAGATGCTATGACTGAAGCAGAAAGAGTTAAACTTTCGTCGGTTTAG
- a CDS encoding acetyl-CoA carboxylase biotin carboxylase subunit — MKPIQKILIANRGEIAVRVIRTAKRMGIKTVAVYSDPDAQSLFVQSADEAFSLGGTDARSSYLNVEKVIRACLETGADAVHPGYGFLSENTDFATKLEKHGIRFIGPKPHSIEAMGDKIGSRLLVAKSGVPVVPGYEGASQEISVFKIEAEKIGYPIMAKASAGGGGKGMRRINSAEELEPGILSAKREALSAFGDDRILLEKYITNPRHVEFQIFGDTKGNIIHLHERDCSLQRRHQKVVEETPAPRYSAELKSKMSEAAVMAGKSVQYEGAGTVEFILGESGEFYFLEMNTRLQVEHPVTEMTTGLDLVEWQIRVCQGETLPEIKTPPQKGHALEVRIYAEDPKEGFLPSTGKIHHLSFPTRDYLRIDSGVVSGSEITMFYDPMIAKMIVWGEDRITAIHRLIECLSETIVFGPKTNLQFLQRLVSAKEFADGKVSTHFIADNEPELLSDNTKEDLKLALAGTFFTSKQPIDPWIKETT; from the coding sequence ATGAAGCCGATCCAAAAAATACTCATCGCTAACCGTGGCGAAATTGCCGTACGTGTCATTCGCACTGCAAAAAGAATGGGAATCAAAACGGTTGCGGTTTATTCCGATCCAGATGCACAAAGCCTATTTGTCCAGTCTGCAGACGAGGCGTTTTCACTTGGAGGAACGGATGCTCGTTCTTCCTATTTAAATGTAGAGAAGGTCATTCGCGCCTGTTTGGAAACAGGAGCAGATGCCGTTCACCCAGGGTATGGATTTTTATCTGAAAATACAGATTTTGCTACAAAATTAGAAAAACACGGGATTCGATTCATTGGTCCAAAACCTCACTCGATTGAAGCTATGGGTGATAAGATCGGATCACGCCTGTTAGTTGCTAAAAGTGGTGTTCCTGTTGTACCTGGATACGAAGGTGCCTCTCAAGAAATTTCAGTATTCAAAATAGAAGCAGAAAAAATTGGATATCCCATTATGGCAAAAGCCAGTGCCGGTGGTGGGGGAAAGGGAATGCGCCGGATCAACTCAGCAGAAGAATTAGAACCAGGAATTCTTTCTGCAAAACGGGAGGCATTGTCCGCATTTGGTGACGATCGTATCCTCTTGGAAAAATACATTACAAACCCGCGTCATGTGGAGTTTCAAATCTTTGGAGATACGAAAGGAAATATCATTCATTTACATGAAAGGGATTGTTCCTTACAAAGACGCCATCAAAAGGTAGTTGAAGAAACACCAGCTCCTAGATACTCCGCAGAACTAAAATCTAAAATGTCTGAAGCGGCCGTGATGGCGGGCAAATCAGTTCAATACGAAGGTGCAGGAACCGTAGAATTTATATTAGGTGAGTCTGGTGAGTTTTATTTCTTAGAGATGAACACTCGTTTGCAAGTGGAACATCCTGTGACAGAAATGACAACCGGTCTTGATTTGGTAGAGTGGCAAATTCGGGTTTGCCAAGGAGAAACATTACCAGAAATCAAAACCCCTCCTCAAAAAGGACATGCGTTGGAAGTCCGAATTTATGCAGAAGATCCAAAGGAAGGTTTTTTACCTTCTACAGGAAAAATCCACCATCTATCCTTTCCCACTAGAGATTATTTAAGAATTGATTCTGGTGTGGTTTCCGGATCTGAAATTACCATGTTTTATGATCCAATGATAGCCAAAATGATTGTATGGGGTGAAGATAGAATCACTGCGATTCACCGCCTAATTGAATGTTTATCGGAGACAATTGTGTTTGGTCCAAAAACAAATTTGCAATTTTTACAAAGGCTTGTTTCTGCGAAAGAGTTTGCAGACGGAAAAGTATCAACACATTTTATTGCAGACAATGAACCGGAACTTTTGTCAGACAATACTAAAGAAGATTTAAAATTAGCGCTTGCAGGCACCTTTTTTACTTCCAAACAACCAATTGACCCTTGGATCAAGGAAACAACCTAA
- a CDS encoding dual specificity protein phosphatase family protein has translation MNSESAILFTQCLQNDFAALLDKYDPLPNSLHIGYQEANRLLGEMMEEGPVFSLLDWAYETDPNHLKLIHIRDWHDSKNKSQEDHLIQFGDHCLKDTKGAEFVFQKWIDENPKRAEVVNASGLNDFVDTNLEKVLAPYKGKSIKVGITGVWTEAKVTFLAYDLKTRYPEFEIGVCSALTASSSLSMHFIALDQLKQILGVKVFSSIGAFTEFLTGSQPNLEKRISTNARISSDKLKLDPKYPISKTDNQILLYLFRDCKEVEFKTLDGGFSGNVVLKSKSTDHLGHLQVPCVVKIGERDLIAKERTAFERIQEVLGNNAPSIVDFCELENRGAIKYRYAAMLDGNVRTFQKVYGSMPDGTGLDRIIDTVFGEQLGRLFEATSTEKLNLLEYYDFQPKYAKSVRSRVESLLGNPQNHSEIEIVPGYLVPNPCIFYERDLLELKEYNAITHNTSYIHGDLNGANIIIDGQENVWMIDFFHTHRGHIIRDLLKLENDILFIFCKIESESEWKEGVELTDYLHNREDLGIELDLEPPDFIKNEKLKKAYRVIAKLRSYYPRLVKLDRDPYQMHVGALRYAMHTLSFDESNEWQRKWALYVGSKLIVKIKDFIKRSKVLRIDYLKPISSSETDGINRIGLTILPGRKDRARVLADDLNTIQKEGISHVLSLITEQEYVDYGVTDLKSELAQSKIQQKQVPILDQRVPSLAQMKETLKWMDDALSKNHKVLIHCVGGLGRSGTVAAAYLIWKHGLEADSAIQKIRESRSERAVESLEQIRFLELWEKEVRSNA, from the coding sequence ATGAATTCGGAATCAGCCATTCTCTTCACCCAATGCCTTCAAAATGACTTCGCAGCTCTCCTTGATAAATATGATCCACTCCCCAATTCCTTACACATTGGGTATCAGGAAGCCAATCGACTTTTGGGAGAAATGATGGAAGAAGGTCCGGTATTTTCCCTTTTGGATTGGGCTTATGAAACAGACCCCAATCATTTAAAACTCATTCATATTCGCGATTGGCATGATTCCAAAAACAAATCACAAGAAGACCACCTAATACAGTTTGGTGATCATTGTTTAAAAGACACTAAAGGTGCGGAATTTGTATTTCAAAAATGGATCGATGAAAATCCAAAACGAGCAGAAGTTGTGAATGCTTCAGGACTGAATGATTTTGTAGATACCAATTTAGAAAAAGTTTTAGCACCTTACAAAGGAAAATCCATCAAGGTAGGGATTACGGGAGTTTGGACCGAAGCCAAAGTCACCTTCCTTGCTTATGATTTAAAAACAAGATACCCCGAATTTGAAATCGGAGTTTGTTCAGCTCTGACTGCAAGTTCCTCTCTCTCCATGCATTTCATTGCTCTTGACCAATTGAAACAAATTTTAGGAGTGAAGGTGTTTTCTTCCATAGGAGCCTTTACCGAATTTTTAACCGGAAGCCAACCCAATTTAGAAAAAAGAATTTCTACAAATGCGCGTATCTCAAGCGACAAACTAAAGTTAGATCCAAAATACCCCATCTCCAAAACAGACAATCAAATTCTACTCTATCTCTTCAGAGATTGTAAAGAGGTAGAATTCAAAACCTTAGATGGTGGATTTTCTGGAAACGTAGTTTTAAAATCCAAATCCACTGACCACTTGGGCCATTTACAAGTTCCTTGTGTTGTTAAAATTGGAGAAAGAGATCTCATTGCAAAAGAAAGAACGGCTTTTGAAAGAATCCAAGAAGTTCTAGGAAACAATGCCCCCTCCATAGTAGATTTTTGTGAATTAGAAAACAGAGGAGCCATCAAATACCGTTATGCAGCTATGTTAGATGGGAATGTCAGAACCTTTCAAAAGGTATATGGTTCTATGCCTGATGGAACGGGCCTCGACCGAATCATCGACACTGTGTTTGGTGAACAACTGGGTCGTTTGTTTGAAGCAACCTCCACAGAAAAACTCAATTTATTAGAATATTACGACTTCCAACCGAAATACGCCAAATCCGTTCGATCCCGAGTGGAATCACTTCTAGGAAACCCACAAAATCACTCTGAAATAGAAATTGTTCCAGGATATTTGGTACCCAATCCTTGTATCTTCTATGAAAGGGATTTATTAGAACTCAAAGAATACAATGCCATCACACATAATACATCTTACATACATGGAGATTTGAATGGGGCCAATATCATTATTGATGGGCAAGAAAATGTTTGGATGATTGATTTTTTTCACACCCATAGAGGCCATATCATTCGAGATTTACTAAAACTAGAAAATGATATTCTATTTATTTTTTGTAAAATTGAATCGGAATCAGAATGGAAAGAAGGAGTTGAACTTACCGATTATTTACATAACAGGGAAGATTTAGGAATCGAACTCGACCTAGAACCTCCCGATTTTATAAAAAATGAAAAACTAAAAAAAGCCTATAGAGTCATTGCCAAATTAAGATCCTATTATCCACGTTTGGTGAAACTAGATAGAGATCCGTATCAAATGCATGTAGGCGCCTTGCGATATGCGATGCACACTTTATCTTTTGATGAAAGTAACGAATGGCAAAGGAAATGGGCTCTTTATGTCGGTTCCAAACTCATCGTCAAAATTAAAGACTTTATCAAACGTTCCAAAGTATTACGGATCGATTATTTAAAACCCATATCCAGTTCAGAAACGGATGGCATCAATCGGATTGGACTCACCATCCTTCCTGGAAGAAAAGATAGAGCCCGAGTTTTGGCTGATGACTTAAACACCATACAAAAAGAAGGGATTTCTCACGTCCTTAGTCTCATCACAGAACAAGAGTATGTTGATTATGGTGTTACGGATCTAAAATCAGAATTGGCTCAAAGTAAAATTCAACAAAAACAGGTTCCAATTTTGGATCAAAGAGTTCCAAGCCTCGCTCAGATGAAAGAAACTTTAAAATGGATGGACGATGCGCTTTCTAAAAACCACAAGGTCCTCATCCATTGTGTGGGAGGGCTTGGCCGTTCAGGAACTGTGGCCGCAGCTTATTTAATTTGGAAACACGGTTTAGAGGCAGACTCTGCCATCCAGAAAATCAGGGAATCGAGAAGTGAACGAGCAGTGGAATCACTCGAACAAATTCGATTCTTAGAACTATGGGAAAAAGAAGTAAGATCGAATGCCTAA